In a genomic window of Spirosoma agri:
- a CDS encoding NAD-dependent epimerase/dehydratase family protein: MASSLRNPVFITGATGFIGSHIARRYLAEGQPVSALKRPDSGYGMAADVADQITWYAGDILDIPSLEAAIHPQTDVIHAAAIVSFVPKDRDQMERINVEGTANVVNVCLNAGVRKLGFVSSVAAIGRPVSKGGKTSDLIHVDETQKWEESPNNSTYAKTKYRAELEVWRGVAEGLNAVMVNPSIVLGAGDWNRSSLQLIKYVHDERPFYPAGLVNYVDVLDVTDALVSLMQAEVTARRFILNGGTIPYRSLLEQIAAELGKRPPTKRVSPTLTRLLWPLEAIRARVLGKQPLITRETARSSSSMYAYDGLQIKQVLGFQYRPLSKTLKRVADAFQQT, from the coding sequence ATGGCATCATCATTACGTAATCCGGTTTTCATTACCGGCGCGACTGGTTTTATTGGCTCACACATCGCCCGTCGGTATCTGGCTGAGGGTCAACCGGTTTCGGCTCTGAAACGCCCCGACAGTGGGTATGGTATGGCCGCCGATGTCGCCGACCAGATTACCTGGTACGCAGGCGACATTCTGGATATTCCATCGCTCGAAGCCGCCATTCACCCCCAAACCGATGTCATTCATGCTGCGGCTATTGTGTCGTTCGTGCCAAAGGACCGTGACCAGATGGAGCGCATTAACGTCGAAGGAACGGCTAATGTGGTGAATGTCTGCCTGAACGCGGGTGTTCGAAAACTGGGCTTCGTTAGTTCGGTGGCGGCTATCGGGCGTCCGGTTTCGAAGGGAGGAAAAACCAGTGACTTGATCCATGTCGATGAAACGCAGAAGTGGGAAGAATCACCGAATAATTCGACCTACGCCAAAACCAAGTACCGCGCAGAATTGGAAGTATGGCGCGGTGTCGCCGAAGGACTTAACGCGGTGATGGTCAACCCGTCCATCGTGCTCGGGGCCGGTGACTGGAATCGGAGCAGCCTGCAACTCATCAAGTACGTGCACGATGAACGTCCGTTTTACCCGGCGGGGCTGGTGAACTACGTAGACGTGCTCGATGTGACCGATGCGCTGGTTAGTCTGATGCAGGCTGAGGTGACGGCCCGGCGGTTCATCCTGAATGGGGGCACCATTCCGTACCGTTCCTTGTTAGAACAGATAGCAGCCGAACTAGGCAAACGGCCACCAACGAAGCGGGTGTCGCCAACACTAACCCGATTACTCTGGCCGTTGGAGGCCATTCGAGCACGGGTTTTAGGAAAACAACCGCTTATCACCAGGGAGACGGCCCGTTCGTCGAGTTCGATGTATGCGTATGATGGACTACAAATTAAGCAGGTGCTTGGTTTTCAGTACCGACCATTGAGTAAGACACTGAAACGCGTGGCAGACGCGTTTCAACAGACCTAA
- a CDS encoding ABC transporter ATP-binding protein has product MNQEQKSADSSAGRIFDLAILRRLYSFVKPYQSRFYLLIGVILLSACLAPLAPLLIRYTIDNVISAGDYQRLTLMLVLMIGVLVVQALVQFSNTYLSGWLGQYIIRDIRVQLYRKILQLRLKFFDNTPIGRLVTRSISDVETLADVFSEGMAAIAGDILQLVLIIGVMFYTDWRLAAISLSTIPLMLISTYIFKEKIKTSFNEVRTAVANLNSFVQEHITGMNIVQIFGSEKIEAEKFRSINDEHRAANIRSIWYYSVYYPVADIISAVAVGLVVWYGAKQIISADITFGTVTAFVMFINLFFRPIRMLADRFNTLQMGIVSTDRIIKLLDSDEFTINNGNYAPTTIDGKVEFDNVWFAYNNEDWVLRDISFRANAGETIAFVGATGAGKSSIINLLSRFYDINKGDIKIDGVDVHDYELGHLRRNIGVVLQDVFLFSDTIENNITLGDKRISREKMVEAAKLVGVHEFIERLPGGYDYNVMERGSTLSVGQRQLISFVRAMVQDPKIIVLDEATSSVDTETEEMIQNAIDKLMKGRTAIVIAHRLSTIQKAHNIIVVDKGRIVEQGNHEELLQREGFYANLYRMQYKEVV; this is encoded by the coding sequence GTGAACCAAGAACAGAAAAGTGCCGATTCGTCGGCCGGCCGGATTTTCGATCTGGCCATTCTACGTCGGCTATACTCGTTTGTTAAGCCTTACCAAAGCCGTTTCTATCTTCTGATTGGTGTTATCTTGCTGTCGGCCTGTCTGGCTCCCTTAGCACCGCTACTGATACGCTATACGATCGACAACGTGATTTCGGCGGGTGATTATCAACGCCTGACGCTGATGCTGGTCCTCATGATCGGCGTGCTGGTCGTACAGGCGCTCGTTCAATTTTCCAACACGTACCTTTCCGGTTGGCTGGGGCAATACATCATCCGCGACATTCGGGTACAGCTCTATCGAAAGATTCTTCAGCTACGGCTAAAGTTCTTCGACAATACGCCTATCGGTCGTCTGGTAACCCGTTCAATCTCAGACGTTGAAACACTGGCCGATGTATTCAGTGAGGGCATGGCCGCCATTGCGGGCGATATTCTGCAACTGGTCCTGATTATTGGTGTGATGTTCTATACCGACTGGCGGCTGGCAGCAATCAGCCTGTCGACCATCCCGCTGATGCTGATCAGTACGTACATCTTCAAGGAAAAAATCAAGACTTCCTTCAATGAGGTTCGGACCGCCGTTGCTAACCTGAATTCGTTTGTACAGGAGCACATTACGGGGATGAACATCGTCCAGATTTTCGGCAGCGAAAAAATTGAAGCAGAGAAATTTCGTAGCATCAATGATGAGCATCGGGCGGCAAACATTCGCTCGATTTGGTACTACTCTGTTTATTACCCCGTTGCCGATATTATCTCCGCCGTGGCCGTTGGGCTCGTGGTCTGGTACGGCGCGAAGCAAATCATCAGTGCTGACATCACCTTCGGGACCGTTACGGCTTTTGTCATGTTCATCAACTTGTTTTTTCGTCCGATCCGGATGCTGGCCGACCGCTTCAATACGCTTCAAATGGGAATCGTGAGCACCGACCGGATTATCAAGCTTTTGGACAGCGATGAGTTTACGATCAATAATGGCAACTACGCACCAACCACTATCGACGGCAAGGTTGAATTTGATAACGTCTGGTTTGCCTACAACAATGAAGACTGGGTACTTCGCGACATTTCGTTCCGGGCCAATGCGGGCGAAACCATTGCCTTCGTTGGTGCTACGGGCGCGGGTAAATCGTCAATCATCAACCTGCTGAGTCGGTTCTATGACATCAACAAAGGCGATATTAAAATCGATGGCGTCGACGTTCACGATTACGAACTGGGTCATCTGCGCCGAAACATCGGTGTTGTCTTACAGGATGTTTTTCTCTTCTCGGATACCATCGAAAATAACATTACGCTGGGTGACAAACGCATCAGCCGCGAGAAAATGGTGGAGGCCGCCAAACTGGTGGGTGTTCATGAGTTTATCGAACGGCTGCCGGGTGGCTACGACTATAACGTCATGGAACGGGGCTCTACCCTGTCCGTCGGTCAACGTCAACTGATCTCGTTCGTGCGGGCAATGGTCCAGGACCCAAAAATTATTGTACTCGATGAAGCCACGTCTTCTGTCGATACGGAGACGGAAGAAATGATCCAGAACGCCATCGACAAGCTGATGAAAGGTCGTACGGCCATCGTCATTGCGCACCGATTATCGACGATCCAGAAAGCGCACAATATCATCGTTGTCGACAAAGGACGGATCGTTGAACAGGGCAACCATGAGGAGTTGCTTCAACGCGAAGGTTTTTACGCGAATTTGTACCGCATGCAGTACAAAGAAGTCGTGTAA
- a CDS encoding DUF6169 family protein, whose translation MPNPLSDRYTPFKLDDDYVFVTDDGRTYSVSFVEQPFFNRSDFIFSDSTFEVFLRLEKSPPAYFTDPKIGATVTAILQNFIEKDPSRIVFFTCDTADGRQLARFRKFSSWFSENSDGNYFKLEDSVTYLALDKQFLITLIMRNDNQNIVDIVSSFVQLTNVLRLRK comes from the coding sequence ATGCCAAACCCGCTTTCTGATAGGTATACTCCGTTCAAGCTAGACGATGATTACGTTTTTGTTACCGATGATGGCAGAACCTATTCTGTGTCATTTGTAGAACAACCATTCTTTAATAGAAGCGATTTTATCTTTTCAGATAGCACCTTCGAAGTTTTTCTTAGGCTCGAGAAAAGCCCACCAGCCTATTTCACGGATCCTAAAATAGGCGCTACAGTAACGGCTATTCTTCAAAATTTCATTGAGAAAGACCCGTCGCGCATTGTTTTCTTCACTTGTGATACGGCAGATGGTAGACAATTGGCCCGTTTTCGAAAGTTCTCGTCCTGGTTCAGCGAAAATAGCGATGGTAACTACTTCAAACTGGAAGACAGCGTTACCTATTTAGCTTTGGATAAGCAATTTCTCATAACGCTGATTATGCGGAATGACAATCAGAACATTGTCGACATCGTTTCATCCTTTGTTCAATTAACGAACGTCCTTCGCTTGCGTAAATAA
- a CDS encoding DUF2264 domain-containing protein, whose amino-acid sequence MKRRTFARLVAALPVSLQAGRVAATDSTLVAVTGATDDDRAYWLRTLLKVAEPVLTALAQNRLKMDMPVESVPGQQEGRLAVSHLEALGRTVAGLAPWLQLEVEDTPEGRTRQRYFDLTWKSIANAVNPQAPDYLNFTKGGQPLVDAAFLAHGLLRAPKLWSALSAEEQTNLVKALQATRSIKPGYSNWLLFSAMVEAALLKFTGSGDELRMDYAIRQHQAWYKGDGVYGDGPDFHWDYYNSYVIQPMLLDVVRTLVEAKKADQNLYEPLLVRAQRYGIVQERLINPDGSFAAFGRSLAYRCGAFQLLSQLTLQNNLPSDLSPGQVRAALTAVIHRTMDVSGTFDPKGWLQIGLCGHQPSIGETYISTGSLYLCSVAFLPLGLPATDPFWLATGEDWTSKKIWSGQDVKTDHAIKG is encoded by the coding sequence ATGAAACGGCGTACGTTTGCCCGGTTGGTTGCTGCACTGCCGGTGAGTTTACAGGCAGGACGGGTGGCGGCAACTGATTCGACACTAGTAGCCGTTACCGGCGCTACTGACGATGACCGGGCCTACTGGCTACGCACCCTGCTGAAAGTGGCCGAACCGGTATTGACGGCCCTGGCCCAGAATCGGTTAAAAATGGATATGCCCGTCGAATCCGTACCTGGCCAGCAGGAGGGACGTCTGGCTGTATCCCATCTGGAAGCACTCGGTCGAACGGTAGCCGGACTGGCTCCGTGGCTTCAGCTGGAGGTCGAAGATACGCCGGAGGGACGAACGCGGCAACGCTATTTCGACCTTACCTGGAAAAGCATTGCCAATGCCGTTAACCCGCAGGCACCCGATTACCTGAATTTTACGAAAGGGGGCCAACCGCTGGTTGATGCGGCTTTTCTGGCCCACGGCCTGCTTCGGGCTCCTAAGTTGTGGAGTGCGCTGAGTGCTGAAGAACAAACCAATCTGGTCAAAGCCTTGCAGGCGACTCGGTCCATTAAACCGGGTTACAGCAACTGGCTTCTGTTCAGCGCGATGGTTGAAGCAGCTTTATTGAAATTTACGGGTTCGGGCGACGAGCTACGAATGGATTATGCGATCCGACAGCACCAGGCCTGGTATAAAGGGGACGGGGTCTACGGCGACGGGCCTGATTTTCACTGGGATTACTACAACAGTTACGTGATCCAGCCGATGCTGCTGGATGTCGTGAGAACACTGGTTGAGGCCAAAAAAGCGGATCAAAATCTGTATGAACCGCTGTTGGTTCGTGCTCAGCGCTATGGTATAGTGCAGGAGCGGTTAATCAATCCGGATGGTTCCTTTGCGGCATTCGGGCGGTCGCTGGCGTATCGATGTGGCGCTTTTCAGCTGCTATCGCAACTGACGTTGCAGAACAACCTTCCATCTGATCTGTCGCCCGGTCAGGTTCGGGCGGCACTAACGGCGGTCATTCACCGGACGATGGACGTTTCCGGAACATTCGACCCGAAAGGATGGCTACAGATTGGGCTCTGCGGTCATCAGCCCAGTATTGGTGAAACCTACATTTCGACCGGGAGTCTGTACTTATGTTCGGTGGCGTTTCTGCCGCTGGGTTTACCCGCAACAGACCCGTTCTGGCTGGCAACGGGCGAAGACTGGACGTCTAAAAAAATCTGGTCAGGCCAGGACGTGAAAACAGACCATGCTATTAAGGGGTAA
- the metG gene encoding methionine--tRNA ligase, giving the protein MSIENPQRYTVTAALIYANGPIHIGHIAGCYLPADIYVRYLRSTGKDVAFISGTDEHGVPITIKAKKEGITPKEVVDKYYGQIKQAFSDFGISFDIYSRTSNPIHHETSQEFFTNLYDKGDFDEEVTEQYFDEVAGQFLADRYIVGTCPVCGNPNAYGDQCERCGTALSPTELIEPHSTLSGSKPVMRATKNWFLPLDRMQPKIEEYVNSHTEWKTNVFGQCQSWLKEGLRPRAMTRDLDWGIKVPLPNADGKVLYVWFDAPIGYISMTKEWAEQQGRDWELYWRDKDTKLVHFIGKDNIVFHCIIFPAMLMAEGSYILADNVPANEFMNLEGNKISTSRNWAVWLHEYLEELPDKQDVLRYVLAANAPETKDSEFTWKDFQSRNNNELVAVFGNFVNRAVVLTHKFCDGNVPPSYGLTDYDQQVLDELAQFPDRIGQAIANYKFREALGHLMDLARLGNKYLAETEPWKVVKTDQLRTNTILNIALQISANLSIVCEPFLPFTSEKLRNQLNITESFNWTNAGRADLLVEGHALGKAPAGPGDLLFAKIEDDEINKQVQKLLNAKRMNELETKTVPALRTEITYDDFAKMDIRIGTITEAERVPKSDKLLKLKVDDGLGGRQILSGIAKHFTPEEIIGKQVTFLANLAPRKMMGFESQGMILMAEDRDGKLALIAPPDSVWNGGTVS; this is encoded by the coding sequence ATGTCTATCGAAAACCCACAACGCTATACCGTTACGGCGGCCCTCATCTACGCCAACGGGCCGATTCACATCGGCCACATTGCCGGTTGTTACCTGCCCGCCGATATCTACGTGCGCTACCTGCGCTCAACGGGCAAGGATGTAGCCTTCATCAGTGGCACCGATGAGCACGGTGTCCCCATCACGATCAAAGCCAAAAAAGAAGGAATCACGCCTAAGGAGGTCGTCGACAAATATTACGGTCAGATCAAGCAGGCATTCAGCGACTTCGGCATTTCGTTCGATATCTACTCGCGCACTTCGAATCCGATTCATCACGAAACGTCGCAGGAGTTTTTCACGAACCTCTACGACAAAGGCGATTTTGACGAAGAGGTTACCGAACAATACTTTGACGAAGTAGCCGGGCAGTTTCTGGCCGATCGCTATATCGTCGGCACGTGTCCGGTCTGCGGCAATCCCAACGCCTACGGTGACCAGTGCGAACGCTGCGGCACTGCCCTCAGCCCCACCGAACTCATCGAACCCCACTCGACGCTATCGGGTTCAAAACCCGTCATGCGGGCTACCAAGAACTGGTTTCTTCCGCTCGACCGGATGCAGCCGAAGATCGAAGAATACGTGAACAGCCATACCGAGTGGAAAACGAACGTATTCGGGCAATGTCAGTCGTGGCTGAAAGAAGGGCTACGTCCCCGCGCCATGACCCGCGATCTCGATTGGGGCATCAAAGTCCCCCTACCCAATGCGGATGGTAAAGTCCTGTATGTCTGGTTCGACGCGCCCATTGGCTACATCTCGATGACCAAGGAATGGGCCGAGCAACAGGGACGCGACTGGGAACTGTACTGGCGCGATAAAGACACCAAGCTCGTTCACTTCATCGGCAAAGACAACATCGTCTTCCACTGCATTATTTTCCCGGCCATGCTGATGGCCGAAGGGAGCTACATTCTGGCCGATAACGTGCCCGCCAACGAATTCATGAACCTCGAAGGCAACAAAATCAGCACATCGCGCAACTGGGCCGTCTGGCTCCATGAGTATCTGGAGGAATTGCCCGATAAGCAGGATGTGTTACGGTACGTTCTGGCGGCCAATGCGCCCGAAACCAAAGACAGTGAATTTACGTGGAAAGATTTCCAATCGCGGAACAACAACGAACTCGTCGCTGTATTTGGCAATTTCGTGAACCGGGCCGTTGTGCTGACGCATAAATTCTGTGACGGAAACGTCCCTCCTAGTTACGGGCTGACTGATTACGATCAGCAGGTATTGGACGAACTGGCTCAGTTTCCCGACCGCATTGGTCAGGCGATTGCCAACTATAAATTCCGTGAAGCATTGGGCCATTTGATGGATTTGGCCCGTCTGGGCAATAAGTATCTGGCCGAAACCGAGCCGTGGAAAGTCGTCAAAACCGACCAGTTACGGACAAACACGATTCTGAACATCGCCCTGCAAATCTCGGCGAATCTAAGTATCGTCTGCGAACCTTTTCTGCCCTTCACGTCGGAAAAACTAAGAAACCAGCTCAATATCACCGAGTCGTTCAACTGGACGAACGCGGGTCGTGCTGACCTGCTCGTTGAAGGCCACGCTTTAGGCAAAGCCCCCGCTGGTCCGGGAGACCTGCTGTTCGCTAAAATTGAAGACGATGAAATTAACAAACAGGTTCAGAAATTACTGAATGCCAAACGCATGAATGAATTAGAAACGAAGACGGTACCGGCTCTCCGGACTGAAATTACCTACGACGATTTTGCCAAAATGGACATCCGGATCGGCACCATAACTGAAGCGGAACGAGTACCCAAGAGTGATAAACTACTAAAATTGAAAGTAGACGACGGCTTGGGTGGCCGTCAGATTCTGAGCGGCATTGCCAAACATTTTACACCCGAAGAGATCATTGGCAAACAGGTAACGTTCCTGGCGAATCTGGCCCCGCGCAAGATGATGGGTTTCGAGTCGCAGGGTATGATCCTGATGGCCGAAGACCGCGACGGCAAACTAGCCCTGATCGCTCCCCCCGATTCGGTCTGGAACGGCGGAACCGTGTCGTAA